The window ATGGGAGACTATATGTATTTGATGCAAGAATTTTCTGAAGCTTTGTCAATACCCATACACGAGTCAATCATGCCAGAGGTTCCTACACTTTCTCGAAACAATCTTCCGCTCGATACACTTACACCTGCAAGATATCCTTCTCCAAGCGATGATGCTGCAGCCAAAGATGAAGCCGAGAAATCCCTGAAACAGACTCGTGATCTTGCTGTCGAATGTCTCACCACTCCACGTTTTGTTGCGCGTGGCGTCTTTAGAAGCCTGCTTGGAGAATGGCGCCTTGAACGGGATCTTACTAGCCGTCTGCCTTCTCATCCAAGCGGCACCTTTGTTGGCACAGCGCAATTTTTGCTCCGCGAGCGAACTCCCGAGGGCCGCCAGTGTGCCGCAGATCCAAATAGCATTGCTAgctatgatgaagatggtggtgAGGACTTGGAGTACCTTTACGTCGAAGACGGAGAATTTAAAACAACCTCTGGTTTCGGATTCAGAGCCACCCGACGCTACATCTGGCGCTACGACTCCAAGAAAGACGTCATTAGCGTATGGTTTGCTAAGCCCGATGACCAGAAGCGAGCAGACTACCTCTTCCATGAAATCGAATTCGAATCTCCGCCGTCTGAGGATAATAAGAGACGCGAGAAAGAGGGATGGAAGGCGAAGGCTGGACATCTTTGCATTGATGACTACTATAATGTCAAGTACGACTTTGCGTTTAACAAGATAAATTTGGCCAAGTGGAGTATAGAGTATACTGTCAACGGACCAAAGAAGGATTATACAATTCATGGTACATATGAACGGATATGAGTGCTATTCTTAAGACAGCGTTATatgcaaagccaaagcaagACAAGTTTTCGTCTTTTCAATAAAACAACGCAGGAGCAACAGCCAATCCACCAGAGATCATCTCAAACTTGTGGTTTAATATGCACGTATCTTTCAAATGCTCAATTCGCTTAATACCGAAGGCCGTATCAAAAAGATATAGACGTCTTTCATACTTGCTTTCCACCTTGGCAAACGGAATTCATCCAAATGCTCTCATCGGTTTTGTATCACATAATAAATGTATCTTTATTCCTGGCAATGCAAATGACTCAAAAAAGTTGCCTTTTTACAACACTTACAAATACTAGGGAATTCTTCCATAGTTTACCGCATGATAAACTGTGTCGTTCCCAGCAATCCCAATACGACAGTGCGACCTTTTGACAGCGGTACTTTCTTTACCAGCAAAAGCCAAAGACCACATGATTTGGGCCCCTGCATAACTGCGGGGTAAAGAAACCAGACACTTCACTTTTCTTTCACGATCCGAATCTACGAACTCCACTTTTCTCAAGGGTAGGCTAGTCCCCAACGTCGGTTAACGGATATCCCATACTAAGCCGAATAGCATGTGTAAATGTGAGGCTAGGGTTATACGGCCACCTTCTGTTGCTAAGAAGATTGAGACTGGCGCATTCCCGACCATGACTGTTTCCAATAATGAGACCTACGCTCGTACCTTTAGAACCTGTGCCCACTGAAGTACCTGATTGTATAGATATGGACTAACTGTTTTCATTATGAGACCTCCTCCTGGTTGcattcctttccttctccttaaCCTGGCAGCAGGAGCAGCGGTAAAGTAGTGTGGCGACATGGGGCTTTGCTTTCCCCAACGCCGTGCGGAGCGCTGTCTCTAATAAAGCAGCGGCAGGGCCACTTGTTTTGCATGGAGGACTGCCCAGATGCTGGTTGGCGGGTTTGTTTGAGGCTGCCTCCTGAGGGGAAGAGGAAATAACAACACGGAGACGGCGTGCAAATTCCAGACTTTGTCAGCTTGCGGCAACACCATGGAAGCCCCAGATTATTTCGATGGCCTTCCTCTTGCATGTATGATGCATCTCAAATTCAATTTGGTGTGGTGGGTGACTCTGGTGTTACATTGCCCCTGGAAGCCGCTACATCATAGGCGCGCCAATTTCGCTGCCGTTGCATTGAATCTGTGGCTGCGGGCTGCGGGCGTGGAGATTGCCCCAACAAGGCAATTACACATGAATCCTTGGATCGACAGCGCCGCGTCTCAAAGGAACTTGTGATGCCACCAATCAGCCGGGACTGACTCGTATAAAGCTAACTCGGACCCGACTCTCTCCAACGTTAAGCGGGCGCCGACTCGAGCGGCTACTCCAGGCACTAAGCTTCCCCGAGGCAAACAGAGCGAGAAGCTAAGCTTCTGAAACCGTTTTCTGCCACGTGGGGCCGTCGGTGGCTGAACTACAACTGCCACTTGTGAACCCCTGGCCTGGCATTGTCTCGTCTAATTTACTATCCAGTTGTCCTTGATTTGCAAAACTGACAGTTCTTCGGCTATAATAGGGGCATTACATTCCCGTGGTTGGCCTATCGATCTCACCACGGGAGGCCTATTGATGGCGTCTATGCCGAGATGGACTTGGAAGTTAGCTATGAGTAGGCTGTAATTAGAACTAACCCATGGAATTATTAGCTGGACTTTGATGTAAGGATATTTCCCCGGTCATCTAGTAAAGCATCAAGATCCTCTATTATATGGCGTAGACGTGCGCGCGTCGATACGTAATTAGTCTGATGATACTTGTTGAGGAGGTAAGTTTTTGCTATTTGTTAGCCACGAACTAGTGCGATACAACCTCATAATCTGTTCTATGTGTAGCTGGGTGAATACTCCACACTCCCCCGCGATCGGCTAATTGACACTCTCACATGGTATTAAAGCCCTTGTGTGCGCCCCTGAAAAGCCCGATGAGTTGCGAGTCCCACCGAGTTGGAGCCACGCCGGCAGTTATTACTTAGGCAATGCGTTATACTTGCCTCCAGAGCTGCCTCAGCTGCGCCAGTAATTCCCCATGATTATTGTTTTGTCTTTCCAGCACCATGGCCGACCGGAGCGGCCAGATGCTTGTTCTCAATATCATTTTTATGACACTTACCACGATTACCGTTGCCCTCCGCGTTTATTGTCGAGGATGGGTTGTACGATCGTTTGGGGTCGATGACCACCTCATGGTCGTCACTTGGGTATGTTGTGCCCACCACTGGGGGCCACAAGTTTGCTTGGAATATACGTCTGATGCAAATCACAGATTTCCTTTACCGCATACCTCATCTCTCAGCAATTCGGTCTTTCATACGGGACCGGGAAAAGCCGTGATCTATTGACTGATAGTGACAACAGAAATGCGCTCCTAGTGCGTCACCGCTCTATATTGGCAGACCTAGAAGATGTTGTGAAGGAGAGCTAACATATTTAGACGTGGTATGTGTGCGAATTATTTTACGTCTTCTGCACTTGTGTGGTGAAGGTATCCGTTGGATTTTTCTTATTACGCCTGTCAGTCGATATGAAACATATATGGATCCTTCGGCTCTCGATGGCATCGACAGCGATCTTTGGTGCCGCGTTCTTCTTCGTTGGCGTTTTTCAATGCAACCCTATATCTACGTATTGGGAAATATATCCTGGATTTGAAGGCCGCTGCATCCCAGAAAGgaccatcgtcatcatgaaCTATGTTGCTTCATGCTTGAACTGCATTGCGGATTGGACTTTCGGGATCTTGCCTGGCTTTATTGTCTGGTCTCTGAATATGCCGATGAAGAGCAGGATTCTGGTTATTGGTCTTCTGGGGTTTGCTGCCATGTGAGTTTTTTTGTTGGGGGATGTTTATTGCAAGTCAAGCGGCCAGTGTAGCTAATGTGGTCATGAAGTGCGAGCACAGCCACGCTTGTCCGGTACAAGTATGTCGATTCTCTATCAGATGGCCCGAACTTTCTATGTAAGTTCTATTTTTGATCAGGCGGTTTCTTTCTCATCCAAGCTAACATCATTTCGCCAGTTGCCACCGTCGACATCGCAAATTGGAGCACCGTCGAAGTCGGCATAGGCATTACTGCCGCGTCCCTCGCGACTCTCAAGCCTTTATTCAAACTTATAAGCTACAAAGCGGGCCTCACTGATAGTGGACCAAGCAATCATCATTGGCGGGGCCGGAGTGGCGAAGGTCGTTTCCAGTTGGGTTATATAAGAAGCACCAGCGCGCCGCCACCCGTCCCTCCAAAATCACCACGGCTGagagtaaatattaaagagaACACCAATGATTCTATAGCTCCATAATACCTACATATATCTCCCGTACAAGACGCAAACTACCAAAGCGTAATATCAAACTCGACCAACAGCTTTCTCCCCTCGTTTATTTAAGAGAAGGGACTGGCTTGGGAACCATTAAGCGCAGTTCTGGAAAGGGCTTTTCTCGAGAATCTCATTCTCGCGAGCAAGAAGCTGATTGAAATCTTAAGTAAAGTAAACAAGGATTCCAGCTAAGAAGCGAGGCTCCTCAGAAGCCAACCAGGCTGTGAACTCATCAGTCGGGTACTAGTATCAAGAGAAGTGATAATATTTAGATTAGACTTAGGAGCCCCGGCTTCACGTTATTTCGGTTACAAGGACGGCGCCAAATGCGTTGAATGTGTAGCTAGATCACCGCTTTACGAAGTCAATAGCATCTTCATTTGTTCAGGAATCAGTATATAGCCGGCTTTATTGATGAGGATGTCTGGAGATATATATTGTACAAGTACTcgacttcatcatcttctctttcgcAAACGCCGTGTTCCTCTTCCCACTGAATGATACATGTTTATCTGGGGCAGGCCTGTTCCTTTCGTAACCATGCTCGCATAATGTGGATGTCGGATGTCGTCCGCAATGGATATTGGCCCGCGCCATGGGCGGGCCATTTCTTGATCTATGGTGTGGTGGGGTCTGTAGAGAGACGGCAATaacctacatgtatgtagtcTTCGGACCCTACAGACCACTGGGTCTACATACATagatatacatgtacacatAGTTTTgtaaccccccccccccggcTACACACGGCCATGTGATAGAGTTGGTGTATTGGAGACGTGTGTAATGTAACAAAGATaggccatcttcatcaattaAAGTGGATGATAAAGCCACAACAGCTGAAAGCTGCCCTTGCTAGCGTACGAAACTAAAAATCCCATGGGGCCGTACTATAGTCTAGTTATCGGCTTTTTTCATCGGTGAATCTACCTAGGCATAGCTTGTGTCTCAAACGCCTCTGGAAGCAGAAGTTGCATTAGTGTGTGCTCTGTATTCTCCAAAAGGCAGTGCCATGATCAGTCTTATAGAGGACATGATTTGACTATAGAGAGCatggaaaggaagaaataaaaaagaagatggtgcttacatgtatttatatacttaccAGCCGCCAATGCTAACCAGCGGAGGTCGTCCTGATATTGTTCACGGGGGGCTGTGCTTGCGGTGTACAACAGGACAATACAACGCAGCCTCTCGTCTAGTTACTAAATCAGGAAAATAAGAAAGCTCGTGGCGCTCATTTAAAGGTTTACGGTTTTTTGAGATATATTTTCGAGCTCTTGTCGCTTAATCCCTGACGCCTTATCAAGCTCCGCGCTACGATGCAAGGGTATGTAATCTTGAAAGTCCGGTTCTAGGCGCAGGAAGTATACGGTATAACATTTCTTTGATATTGACACTGTATGAATGCCGAAATTCACTTGGAGAGTGTAGACAAGAGGAAATAAACTTGAACTGAACAATAGATGGACTCGTCTACATGTACAAATTTTGTATATCTTGTGTGGATTTCAGTCGGAAACAAGTCATTTACCCAGTTTATGAAACTCTACAACACTTACCCAAAAGTACATCTAAAATATGCTCCCACTATTAGAAGCCCAATCAGAACGTTCACGCAAGAGCATAGTATTGTTTTGCGCATAAATGGCTTCCTCTTTACACTTATACTTTGTTTTAGAAGTGCAGTTAACGCATGCAGgtatataagtatacttttataaatgcTTGAAATAAACAGAGCTTTATTGCCCTacataggtttttttaaatacacAGATAAAGGTAGTGTAAATACAAGGGAAAAACGGATCCGCTATAACCGTGCGCGCCATTGAAGCAGTACTTATTACTCATCAAAAGAGTCGAGAAAGCCAGCATCGTGAATGGCGCCGAGACTCGCGCAATTAAAGCATTCGCTATTTAGCGGAATGCTATAATAATCAACATTCGGCTTGTCGCGGAAACTTCACCAATTTCTAGATCTGCCGTCGCCTACCATTCTTGTCTACCCAGGCTCGCCCCATCTTCAAAATGTCTGAACCCTCCGGCATCGACTGGAACACTGGTGCTAAGTCGGCAATGGTTTCGATTGGCAGCCACAAACTCTATCTAGCTGCCTCGGGCCAGGACCGCAAGCCCGGCCAGCCAATAATCCTCTTGATGCAAGGTATGGCGAGCACGATTGATGAATGGGTTCTCGTCAAGCGCCTCGTTTCTCCATTTGCGCGCTGGGTTGAGTATGACCGTTCTGGCCTAGGTAGGAGTGAAGATCCCGTTGAAACGCGTGAAGAAATCAGCGCTGCATCTGTCGCGGCAGATTTGGACGTTCTCCTCAAAACAGCTGGGGTCGCTCCTCCTTACGTTATTGTGGCCCATTCGTGGGGAGGACTCACTTCTCGGGAGTTCATTCATTTGCAGGAGAAAAATGTTGCCGGTATCGtgtttgttgatgctgttacTGAGTTCAGTAAAGTCCGTGAGGAGCTAGTATCTGAAGAGCCGTATCTTCCAGCGTTACATAAGGACGTCGAGTTTCTTCCTATTTCATCTCTTACGCGGGACTTAAAACTGTCTCCTGAGGAATGGGCTGCTGTTCAGAAGCAGGATGATAGCGCCAGAACATCAGTCGTCGGGGCTGCCGAACTAAAGGCATCCTGGGGAGACAAGCCGGTgctgatggcaaagaagCAAGGCGAAAATCAAGTCCTCGGAAACAAACCCGTGAGTGTTCTCGCGGCAAATAATGCGATGGATCTCCAGATACGGTTTGATGCTGGTGTTACTGCTGGAAACGGTactgaaaaggaaagagcACAGTATAGAGTGTTAATAGACAGGATGTCAAAGGAAGATATCGACCATCAGAAAGAGCAGCTAAAGTTATCAAGTGTAGGAAGGTATACATTTACAGAGACAAACGGTCATAATGTTCAGATGACAGACCCACAGCTAATAGTAGACGAGATTAGATGGGTTTTAGATCATGTTGTTGTATAGGTAGTCAAAGACCTATTGACTTAAATATCTGGATAGAGATATTGACTTAAAGGGGGGATATCGGGAAATAAATCTAATGCAAAATATTCGGAAGTGCTATGTAGAGAATCGAACCTGTTATATATTGCAAAACATCACCAGGGAGATAAATGTTAATAACActagagaaaatgaaaactACTCATATTAATGCTTAGACTCTTGCTAAGAGCGTCGATATGTGGTCCGGTCTAAGTGCCTCCTCGCTGCCTCGTaggatatatattattttagctatttcaCCGTCTTTAATACTCTCTATACCCTATGACttgcttataataataccttAGAGCTTTTTGTACTTAATCTTAGATAGCCTAGGCGCTATTTGTGGATGTAACGTCAAGGTTACAACGATTTCAGCACCAGGGACGCATTGCCACTTGAGTACTGACGTGGCTTACGGCGCcacttaattttaaaagtctTGTTCCATAGGATATAAAGTATATGGTGTagataactataatattcaTACTGTGAGGGCATTGAAAGTTATAACTGATTTCTTGAAAAGAGGAAGCTATTTATGCGCAAAACAATATAATCCAATCAATTAAGCACCCTTCTGGAAGCTCAAACTTGTAAGCAGTTATTGTCCCCTATGGTACTGCATAAAATGTTCCTAGATAAACCAACTTTCGTGATCCTCGTGTTTCTTCACACTTTTGCTTTACACCACAGAGAAATAGCCCTCGGATTCGACCATGGAATGACGGTACGCTAAATCCAGGAGCATATTCCAAGTTCTCAAGGAGGCTTAAGACTATCATCTCCCTCATTTAGATCCATTCGTATATTATCGACCGATTCATTAAATTAAAGAGTCTTTTATGATCAGGAGTGGACGGTTCTTCTGCCACATTGTCTACGTTTTCTAGAGCAGCTGAAATACGactcatatatatacacctGAGAGTCTTGTGAGTTGTTGAGATTTTAATGCGGTTTGAAGTTAGTATACAGTTTCTTTCTATCATAATCCTtcctagtttattaattgTCCATGAATAGCCTGAGCTGTGTGCTTAGCTGGCGACACTATGGTGTGTGTATCGATATCGTCGCATATACAGAGGTTGATTTTTTCACTAGACGCATAGAGCAGTCTTTTGAGCAGCCAGATAAGTTAGATGATATCAGGGTCAGAGTATAATGGGTACACGGCTTAACTCGCTctatttcttgctttttAGTACATCAACAGCTATAACTTTGCCCTGGTGGCGATCTCATCACTGTTAATGGACCGGTTGGTCAATGTCGGTTCTTGACCTATGTTGTGAATGAGAGATAGGATGCACAATTGATAGGGGCGACTATTTTCATCTAGAAGGTCGTCATTTTATGTGTATATTTTGAACCAGTGGATCTAATCTTAATGGTTTCAAGGTCATCTATTTCTAGCAGCTATTTTGGCCAAGATAACTGAATAGCGGCCTTGTCACTAGGAGGAAAAAGCTTTGAAATGACGCAAACCTTTGTGGTGACATAACAACATACCGGCTTAGATACCAGacaaagaaattaaaatgaATGCGGACAATAACtaattttttctctcgctAGGACAACCGTTATTTGTTATAGAGAAGTAAGGAGTGGATATTGAACGTGCCACAGAGTTGCGCAGATCACTCTTGTGCCGTAGCACATGAATTCCATATTGGATGTATTCTTCATATGTAGATCTGAAAGAACACTCTGCTCCACTGCCTTGACCTTTGTCATGTAATAAGTAAAAACTAAAACATTCTTTGACGAAAAATTGCTCCTAACGGGTGTCTGAACAATGACCTGAGAACTTCGACTATGTATAGATCCGGCGGCGATGAATTGGCAGAATAAGTAGACTTAGAGAGAATCACATCTGATTGAATAGTAGACATAATGGATGTTCAAATATGAAGGATGGGATCTGTAAATATATGAGAACGTATTTTGAACACATTTCTCTACTTAGTAGTGTTGCGTTATCAACACTCACCAAGCCCATTAAATCTTATTTTATCCCATATCTGAACATCCAATGAACAGTCGTGTTACGAAATTTCTGTCCCTCTTCGCATCtgaatatttaaagtctcaCGTCTTCAGTCCTGTAACATTTTCTAACTACATAGCTCTCAACAAGTTTCGCCAAGATAAAAAGCTTCCTAGTCACTTTCCTCTCTTTGAACAATTCTTGTTCAGTTCTCTCCAAATATTTTATCCTTCTTCCTAGTCTTTTCATTTACACCTCAGCGTTACCAAGAGTCTAGTTTCACGATGGATACACCTACCATGACCATGCTTGGAGAGGCAAGCGTCGGATTTAAAGTCTTTCAATTGTTTCTACGCTGGTGGCGGGCGCTATTCGTCACCGGTATTCTCATAATGAACTCTATCTTCTTGGGCATGATGAATTCTCATGATCTTCATGTCAACCGGAGCATAGTCATTGCGGAAGGTTTTGCGGCCGCAGGTGCTGCATGGGGTTGTATTGATATGATCTTTGGCATCTGTTCAGCATTTTGCTGTAACCCTCTTATGGCCATTCCTCTCGAAGGTTTTATGACAGGGTGCTACGTCTTTATTGCCACCGTATATAAACAAGCTCTTAGGGACTGTAAAGGCTATGCTGATACACCTTTTGGGGAAATTATGGGCATGGACGGATTGCCTAGTGTTCGAGATTCATGTGGCATGCAGAAGGCCAACTTCGCTCTATCAATTGTTGCAGCGTAAGTCCAACATATCTACTTGTACCTTTTTCATTTGCTAACGATCTTCTCCTCAACAGAGTCTTGTCTGGGGGTTGTATTTTGATGGAAATTTTACATACAGCCATCTGTTGCACCGTTTTGTCCAATGATTTTTGAGAAATCAAAATTTGAGACGTTCATCTTCCCAAGAGCTCGAAGAGATTtaacagcagcaagaaggGCTATATAACTATGAAGAGCGCTGTGTGTGTTGGCCGATGATTGGATACACAGCCACGAAGCATTGGAGAAACCTGAAGAGCCATCTGTAAGCGAATATAGAGATTTAGATAGACtcaataatattctttaaaagcgGCATCCCAAACAATcgagacaagacaaaaaagtCAGGTTGTTTTGTTCAATGGCAAGCTCGTTAAACGCGGAAAGGATGAATTGTAGCGTAATGAACAAATGGGCGACTGCCAAACCAAGGCATTCACTTTTTTGTACAAGTGTATCAACGACAGAAGAGACAACGGACAGCACTTAGCAGAGACAGCCGTTGAGAATTGGCTTTGATCCTTGCGCTTACTGTGGAGTCTCAACATACGTAATTCAACTTCAACCCGGAATTCTCAAAGGTACAGGCATTCCCGCCATCTCATACACATTTGCCAGCCAAAGAAAAATCTTAAAACAAACAGTGTTGTGGTTGTAAACAGTCGCTGTGAGATCTGAGGATTGTAAGACAGCTTTGGCAAATGAAGCTTCAAATTTCGAATACCCATAAACTTAGCCAACGTTGCCGTCAATGAAGCATCCACAATCGTTTTTGAAGGCACTCAATTACAATATTCAGCGCTTTTCCATGGCCGTCCACGATGagatcttcgtcttcaaagAAACAGCGGATGTGACTGCTAATTAATGATGAATTTGAGCGATGCTGATACGGGAATGAAGTTTGTCAACTTGCATATTCGTGGGCCTTATGCCTTGAAGGCCATCATTCCATAAGTGTATTATTAAACAttagttaaatattttacAGCGTATCCATAATCGGGAGCCCAGCGATCCAGCGCATCGCACCCAATACCCGTTATTACCATAAGAACGTGCAGAGCCAGCTGCATAAAACCACAAGTAGCGCCACTAACACCCAGCGCAGTTCAATCGTGAACTTCGTTTCGAGCCAGCGTTGCCATGCCTTCATGCCCCGTTTGCGGTTGGGACAAGTCGGGGTGCCGTAGATGatgcagcccagcccaggccGTGATTCACACTCGATGTGCTCTCGCCGGCGCTTCATCAGCAGCCTATTTCAGGTTAGCATTTATTCATAATCATACGGGCTGTCCAATGAGCGATTATGACTTACGGTACGCTGCCTCTGCAAAACCTCAGGTCTGTTCCAAGATCGCAGCGCTTGGAA is drawn from Trichoderma asperellum chromosome 4, complete sequence and contains these coding sequences:
- a CDS encoding uncharacterized protein (EggNog:ENOG41~TransMembrane:7 (o6-29i41-62o82-107i119-140o170-190i202-221o241-261i)) encodes the protein MADRSGQMLVLNIIFMTLTTITVALRVYCRGWVVRSFGVDDHLMVVTWISFTAYLISQQFGLSYGTGKSRDLLTDSDNRNALLTWYVCELFYVFCTCVVKVSVGFFLLRLSVDMKHIWILRLSMASTAIFGAAFFFVGVFQCNPISTYWEIYPGFEGRCIPERTIVIMNYVASCLNCIADWTFGILPGFIVWSLNMPMKSRILVIGLLGFAAIASTATLVRYKYVDSLSDGPNFLFATVDIANWSTVEVGIGITAASLATLKPLFKLISYKAGLTDSGPSNHHWRGRSGEGRFQLGYIRSTSAPPPVPPKSPRLRVNIKENTNDSIAP
- a CDS encoding uncharacterized protein (EggNog:ENOG41~TransMembrane:1 (o153-172i)), with protein sequence MSSTVSQCSSDKDRGALPEMDKEPRASFLSLPTEIHLQISEMLIYPDALSLKYTNRYFHSFVDTGIELKVEWLVERRRLHLECPNSKRCDLGTDLRFCRGSVPLLMKRRREHIECESRPGLGCIIYGTPTCPNRKRGMKAWQRWLETKFTIELRWVLVALLVVLCSWLCTFLW
- a CDS encoding uncharacterized protein (EggNog:ENOG41), producing the protein MSEPSGIDWNTGAKSAMVSIGSHKLYLAASGQDRKPGQPIILLMQGMASTIDEWVLVKRLVSPFARWVEYDRSGLGRSEDPVETREEISAASVAADLDVLLKTAGVAPPYVIVAHSWGGLTSREFIHLQEKNVAGIVFVDAVTEFSKVREELVSEEPYLPALHKDVEFLPISSLTRDLKLSPEEWAAVQKQDDSARTSVVGAAELKASWGDKPVLMAKKQGENQVLGNKPVSVLAANNAMDLQIRFDAGVTAGNGTEKERAQYRVLIDRMSKEDIDHQKEQLKLSSVGRYTFTETNGHNVQMTDPQLIVDEIRWVLDHVVV
- a CDS encoding uncharacterized protein (EggNog:ENOG41~TransMembrane:2 (o25-44i56-78o)); the encoded protein is MDTPTMTMLGEASVGFKVFQLFLRWWRALFVTGILIMNSIFLGMMNSHDLHVNRSIVIAEGFAAAGAAWGCIDMIFGICSAFCCNPLMAIPLEGFMTGCYVFIATVYKQALRDCKGYADTPFGEIMGMDGLPSVRDSCGMQKANFALSIVAA